TACCCATTTGGTTCATAAGTCTCTTTAAATAATTTTATTTCATTATTAAATGATTCTATATCATTTTGTCCAACCAAAATATATCTTAATGTTCTATTTTCAGGCTTATAATAAGTAATATAATCATTTATTCCAGATTTTTTGTTGAATTGTTGAATAAATGCTTGTTCAAAGTAAGAATGATATAATCCATCGGAATTTCTAATATAATAAATAGAAATGCCATGTGGATAATAAGTTTCATTTTCTTGCAAAAGATTTAACATAGTTTCAGCAGTTATTTTTGCAGAATAACCATTAGTATCCAAATCACATTTATCACTTACTTTACACAATAAACTATTCTGCTCATAAAAATAAGGCGCTTGCATTATAGAAGTACAAAATCCTAAAACTATGCTTAAAATCATTAAAATTAAAAAAATAATTTTTGTTCTTTCTTTAAATAATTTAAATATAAAACTTTTTTCATTAAATAAATTATAAGTTATAAAAAAGATTATTCCAGGTACTAAAACAAAAAATACTCTCTGATATTTGAATGCACTAAAAAATAACAAACTAAATATACTAAAAACAAATAAACTCAAAATAAATATTTCATTTTTCTTTTTTTGATTTTTAAAGAAATATTTAATAAAACTATAACTTCCAATTAAACTAGCAATCAAAATAATTAAATCAATAATACTAAATCCTAAAATAAATCCATACAAATTTGAGAAAAATTCTTTGTTTATTCCAAAACTAGTAACTTCTGCATTTGTGGTTTTATACTTTGCAAGTATTGCAAAAAAGTTTCCAAAATTAAATTCTAATAATATCCAACACACAAACAAAAATATAATTACACTTAAACAAGAAATAATCAAAATAACCTTTAATTCCTGTTTTTCAAGGCTTTTAAACCTATCAGACAAACTTCCTCTAGATTCTAAAAAGAATTTTCTAATTGTAATTTTATATTTTAAACAGAATATCCAGAATGCAAATACAATAAAAATTAAATTTGGAAGTTTAGTCATAAATCCAAAAGCAAAAAATAAACTTGCTAAACAAAATAATAAAATCTCTTTCCATTTTTGTGTATATTCACTTTTGTAAAACAGCCACAAAAATAATAATCCTGTCCAAACAAAAACATAAGAAAATATATCTACATGTATCCAAGTGCTAAATTTTAATAAGACTGGAAAAAATGAAAAGAAAATTATAGAATAAATTGCAGAATATTTTTCTAATAATAAAATTGCAAGCAAACTTATAATCAATAAAGCAATTATTCCACCAATATATATAGGTAAATGACAATAAAAATCAGATTTTGCAAGTGCAGGACCAATTAAAATTTCTCGTCCAGGATAAAACATGGGTGCTTTCTGCATTTCAGTCACACCAGAAAAATCCTCTCCAGAAAGCCTACAGCCAGAAGCAATAATTATATTTCCTAATATAGGTTCTCCTTGTCCCAACAAACCAGGAAAAAGTGTATGTGGATAGAAATAAAGCAAGCCTGTAGGCAAAGTAGTCATATCATCTCCCCAGTAACCTACATCTTGATATCCATAGAGCCTTACAAATATTCCAAGTAAAAGTATTACAACAATAAAAATCCAAGTTTTTTTATCAAAATCTTTAAACATCATTCTTAAAACCTAAATCAGTTTTTAATTCTTTTTATTAATTAAATTCTCATAAACACTTTCAAATCTTTCACTTATCTTATCCCAACTATACTCTTCAGCCTTTTTTAAGTTAGTTTTAGAAATTTTTTCATAAAATTTAGAATCATCTAATAATTTAATTATCGCATTCTTCAAACCTTTAATATCACCATATTTAACAAATAAACCATTCTCAGAATCATTCATTTCATAAGGTATACCATTTACAGGACTAGCAATTATAGGCAATCCAGAAGCCATGGCTTCAAATAAAGTTAAAGGTAATCCTTCTCTATAGGAAGGTAACATATAAACATAAGCTGCTTGATACATCTCAATTATCTTATCCTTTCCTCTCAAAGCGCCAAAATATTTTATATTTTCTTGATCTTTAATAATTTCTTGAACTTCTTGTAATTTGCCTTCATCAGGTCCAATAAATGCAAAAAATACATCTTTTCTTTCTTTTACTAATTCTCTTGCAACTAAAGCTAGCTTTTCAGGACCTTTAGTAGGATTCAATCTTCCAAAAAATAGAATTATTTTTTTATCTTTAGGAATATTATTTTTTTCTTTAAATTTATTTTCTTTTAATTTTTTGAAAAATAAGTTATCCATACCGTTTGGAATCACAACAATTTTTTTCTCATCAACCCATTTTTTTAAAATTGGAATTTCCCAAGGTGTAATTGCAATAATTTTATCACATCTATCAAACGCCATTTTATTAAACAACTTATCATTCAAAAATAAAAATGGTTTCAAAATAAATGATCTATATTTATCAGTCCAAGGACAATGAGTTGTATGTATATGAGGAGTTTTAGTTTTTCTTGCAACTATGCCTGCAAGCAACACATGCAAATGTCCTGAAACATGAGAATGAATAACATCAAATTTTTGTTTTGAAAGTGTAGATAATAAACTTGGCCAAATCAAAGCAGATAAAGAAAGTCTTAAAATATATTTATGCCTATGAACATAAACTCCATTAATCACTTCTTCTTTTTTCTTAATTCTTTTATATTTATCAGAATCAGAACAAAAAACATGAACCTCATGCCCTGCTTTAACCTGCCTTTCTGCAAGTTCCTGCATTACTTGCTCTACTCCTCCAAAAGTTGGATAATAAAACATTCCAACATGTGCTATTTTCATAATAATTAGCCATCCTTTCTTGCCCAATTATAAGGCACGTCAAAACCTAAAACTTGTTTTTGTAAGTCTTTATCATGCGGATGAACTCTATATTCATCAGGTTTATTATAGTTATAGGGTTTAGTACAAACATTAATGATTATTGCTTTATCAGTTCCGACACCTTTGAAACCATGTAAAACATAAGGGGGTATTTGAACCAATAATTGATCTTTCTCACCAATAAACAATTCATTTACTTTTTTGTATGTTTTTGAGTTTTCACGTACATCAAATAAAACTAATTTTATCATACCTGAAACACAAACAAAATTATCTGTTTGCTCTTTATGATAATGCCATCCTTTTGTCACATCAGGGTAAACTTCAGTAGCATAAGTTTGTCCAAATCCTTTAAAAAAATCTTCATCACGCCTTAATATTTCCATTAAGTTACCTCTTTCATCAGGATTAACTCTTCTCTCTTTGATTATAACATTCTCTATTACTTTGCCATTCTTAATCATACTTTCAACAATTAAATTCATACTTGGTACCTCCTCTTATCATACCATATTTTAAATGATAAAGGTGTATTCCTATATATTGGCTTTGCTATTTTTTCTCTAAACATATCCATTATTTGAACTATTCTTCCAACCATTAAAGTGAAGATTTTAACTTTTTCATTAAAAGTTATCATTTTTTTATTTATCAAAATTTTTAAAATATTTCTCGGCATTATTCCTAATCTTGATTTTGTTACAACACCACGCATTAAATTTAAAATCAAAGTAAGATACATATTTTTCTTTTTTAATTTTATATGTTTAAATCTATCCCAATAATTTAAATTGGATGCAGAATCCTTTTCAGTTTTTATTATTCCATCTTGCTTTGCTTTTTCATATAATTCACTTCCTGTAAAAAATACTAAATTATTTACAGATAAAAAGAAAGGACTAGGAATTTTCATAATTAATTCAATTGAATCTAAAACATCTTGCCTATTTTCATATGGATTACAAGCAATAATGTCATACATAACAGTTAATTTATTTTTATATTTATTAATTATTCTCGCAGAGTTTAAAACCTGTTCTTTAGTTATATAACGCTTGTAAACTTCTTTATTGATTTTATCGCTTCCAGATTGTATTCCGATAATAATATCTGTTAAACCTGCCTCAACAAGCAATTTCATTTTTTCATCAGTTATGTTTGCAGGATCTCCAAGTATTTTAAATCTTAAACCCACTTCTTGTTTGTACCTTATTGAAAATTCTTTTATTTCATCTAAACTTCTAACAAAGAAAGTCTCATCTCTCAAATCAAAATATTTTAGAGTTTTAAATTTATTTTTTAAATAAACTAAATTTCTTATAACATAATCTATGCTATGTGCTCTAACAATTTTTCCAAGACCTTTCTGAATATCTTTTATTTTTTTATTTATACAATAAGTACATGCATGCGGACAACCTCTCTCAGTTTGAAAGAAAATCATCCCATTTAAGTCTTCTTCTTTAAATTTTCTCAAGTTCTCCCCATCAAGAAGATAGTGTTCATTTAAACTAAAATCTGCAAAAGGAAGCTTATCCAAATTCTCTTCTAAAGGTCTTAAAACGTTTTTTATAACAATATCTCCTTTATTAATCCAGAGGTTTTTTATCTTAGCAATTTCTTTAGGTTCTTGTTTTTCTTTTATTGCTCTTGCAAGTTCATAGATTGCTTCTTCACCTTCACCAACACAAACATAATTTACATAAGGTATACAAGATTCAGGACTAATTGTTGCATGAACTCCTCCCCAAATTAAAGGTACATTTAACCTCTTCAAATTTTTTATAACTTGTATTGCTCTTTTTGAAGTGGAAGCCATAGAACTTATACCTATTAAATTACAATCTTTACATAAATTTAAGATTTGCAAAATTATTTTTTTGGAATATAGTTTAGAATAATCCTCAACATAAGGTAAGAAAATCATTTTAGTCTCAAAACCTTTTTCTTTTAAGTAAGAAGAAACAGTTCTTAAACCCT
The Candidatus Woesearchaeota archaeon genome window above contains:
- a CDS encoding glycosyltransferase family 4 protein, coding for MKIAHVGMFYYPTFGGVEQVMQELAERQVKAGHEVHVFCSDSDKYKRIKKKEEVINGVYVHRHKYILRLSLSALIWPSLLSTLSKQKFDVIHSHVSGHLHVLLAGIVARKTKTPHIHTTHCPWTDKYRSFILKPFLFLNDKLFNKMAFDRCDKIIAITPWEIPILKKWVDEKKIVVIPNGMDNLFFKKLKENKFKEKNNIPKDKKIILFFGRLNPTKGPEKLALVARELVKERKDVFFAFIGPDEGKLQEVQEIIKDQENIKYFGALRGKDKIIEMYQAAYVYMLPSYREGLPLTLFEAMASGLPIIASPVNGIPYEMNDSENGLFVKYGDIKGLKNAIIKLLDDSKFYEKISKTNLKKAEEYSWDKISERFESVYENLINKKN
- a CDS encoding dTDP-4-dehydrorhamnose 3,5-epimerase family protein, which codes for MIKNGKVIENVIIKERRVNPDERGNLMEILRRDEDFFKGFGQTYATEVYPDVTKGWHYHKEQTDNFVCVSGMIKLVLFDVRENSKTYKKVNELFIGEKDQLLVQIPPYVLHGFKGVGTDKAIIINVCTKPYNYNKPDEYRVHPHDKDLQKQVLGFDVPYNWARKDG
- a CDS encoding B12-binding domain-containing radical SAM protein, with protein sequence MKIALISTNTYPGDQGLRTVSSYLKEKGFETKMIFLPYVEDYSKLYSKKIILQILNLCKDCNLIGISSMASTSKRAIQVIKNLKRLNVPLIWGGVHATISPESCIPYVNYVCVGEGEEAIYELARAIKEKQEPKEIAKIKNLWINKGDIVIKNVLRPLEENLDKLPFADFSLNEHYLLDGENLRKFKEEDLNGMIFFQTERGCPHACTYCINKKIKDIQKGLGKIVRAHSIDYVIRNLVYLKNKFKTLKYFDLRDETFFVRSLDEIKEFSIRYKQEVGLRFKILGDPANITDEKMKLLVEAGLTDIIIGIQSGSDKINKEVYKRYITKEQVLNSARIINKYKNKLTVMYDIIACNPYENRQDVLDSIELIMKIPSPFFLSVNNLVFFTGSELYEKAKQDGIIKTEKDSASNLNYWDRFKHIKLKKKNMYLTLILNLMRGVVTKSRLGIMPRNILKILINKKMITFNEKVKIFTLMVGRIVQIMDMFREKIAKPIYRNTPLSFKIWYDKRRYQV